From Nitrospira sp., a single genomic window includes:
- a CDS encoding glycosyltransferase family 4 protein — protein MKLAIVTNILTPYRIPLFAAMAGQVDRLTVLLMAEREENRQWELGSIPFAVQMLPGFHIRPRRADVSIHLNYGVIRALRRLNPDVVLSGGFAAANVAAFVYCRLFRKKYVAWTHLTLQDGAESSRVRRWIRHLVIGSAHGSIAESSVARDAFVHYGAPPRRVLRAVMPLDVTGIHERTDVVRRSPGYQAFRSRYPGVVLLSIGQLISRKGCREMLEIFRQVALVRPDVSLVILGDGPERAALERMVDEQRIPHVFFEGYVQAEDLPQYLACADLFVFHTLYDAFGLVLSEAMAAELPVVSSVHAAATRDLVKEGVTGFSIDPHDAGASSATILTLLGLSREERISMGRAGYEHVRAFDAVPSAARIVGFMRSITEQSDRFPLVEGREGNL, from the coding sequence ATGAAGCTTGCAATCGTCACGAATATTCTGACGCCCTATCGTATCCCGCTGTTTGCGGCGATGGCCGGGCAGGTGGACCGGCTGACGGTTCTCTTGATGGCCGAACGGGAGGAAAATCGTCAATGGGAGCTGGGGTCGATCCCGTTCGCGGTGCAGATGCTGCCCGGATTCCACATTCGTCCTCGCCGGGCCGATGTCTCGATTCATCTCAATTACGGGGTGATTCGGGCGCTTAGGCGGCTGAATCCTGACGTGGTGTTGAGCGGAGGATTTGCCGCGGCGAATGTGGCCGCCTTCGTCTACTGCCGGCTCTTTCGAAAGAAGTATGTGGCCTGGACGCATCTGACTCTGCAGGACGGCGCCGAGTCGTCTCGCGTCCGGCGGTGGATCAGGCATCTCGTGATCGGGTCGGCCCATGGATCGATAGCGGAATCTTCGGTGGCGCGCGACGCGTTTGTGCACTACGGGGCTCCGCCACGCCGTGTCTTGCGGGCCGTCATGCCGCTCGATGTGACGGGGATTCATGAACGAACGGACGTCGTGCGGCGGAGCCCCGGCTATCAGGCCTTCCGTAGCCGCTACCCCGGTGTGGTCCTGCTGTCTATCGGCCAGCTCATTTCCCGGAAAGGCTGTCGGGAAATGCTGGAGATCTTTCGCCAGGTCGCGCTGGTTCGTCCGGACGTCAGTCTGGTGATTCTCGGCGATGGGCCGGAACGGGCTGCGTTGGAACGGATGGTTGATGAACAGCGCATCCCGCATGTCTTTTTCGAAGGGTACGTGCAGGCCGAAGATCTGCCGCAATACCTCGCCTGCGCGGACCTGTTTGTGTTTCATACCTTGTACGATGCGTTCGGACTGGTGCTCAGCGAAGCTATGGCCGCAGAACTGCCGGTCGTATCGTCCGTGCATGCCGCCGCCACGCGCGACCTGGTCAAAGAGGGAGTGACGGGGTTTTCTATCGACCCGCATGACGCGGGAGCGTCGTCTGCGACGATTCTGACACTACTTGGGCTGTCTCGAGAAGAGCGCATCAGCATGGGACGCGCCGGATACGAACATGTGCGGGCGTTCGACGCTGTGCCTTCTGCCGCCCGCATCGTGGGATTCATGCGAAGCATCACGGAGCAATCCGATCGGTTCCCATTGGTAGAAGGCCGGGAGGGAAATCTGTGA
- a CDS encoding lipopolysaccharide biosynthesis protein — protein sequence MNLPALQQKLFHGSMAGLVRVALAIPVYLVLTPAVLHALGPEQFGIWAFSTLVISLMNVTDFGLKDSLVYHVAKHNEEPDEARQCFSITLWSYIAIALLLVIGTAAWGAKAFPVLLNVPASLREAAIFVLWVTIAGLVWRLLALPYQAVVEGYQELFRSQLIFLVWLGVHFATTLIALAVDPTVYGLGWAGLCGNMFIFGAFFWTVRSRFPHITLRWYGLFNGSVRSIAGFGLGIQIASICIAMREPVYKVLIARSSDLASVASFEIAYKLCTQLMSVMTIPLLGLFGAAALLSGRQQDLTTLLRPLLGWTLGGLLPGAIGVAVFAEPLMQRWLGRDDLAVGLVLPVMCAGFAVYYATEALYKTIEGSGRSWYSAVIQGAVLTLQVATFWLFSSHGLALAAWSLTVGFVVFSILNIIVFRTTCARIRLFTRTQWILLILPSVIYAACKWVFPHFPEPVLFGGYLLVHLGGLAASGVVDLDLFRTYLMRRQPDSGSSAMLSNGGLK from the coding sequence ATGAATCTTCCTGCGCTCCAGCAAAAGCTGTTTCATGGATCGATGGCAGGCCTGGTGCGGGTCGCCTTGGCGATCCCGGTCTATCTGGTGCTCACGCCGGCGGTTCTTCACGCTTTGGGTCCGGAGCAGTTCGGCATCTGGGCGTTCAGCACGCTCGTCATCAGTTTGATGAACGTCACGGACTTCGGCCTCAAGGATAGCCTGGTCTACCACGTTGCGAAGCATAATGAGGAGCCGGACGAAGCCCGACAGTGTTTCTCTATCACGCTCTGGAGCTATATCGCCATTGCGCTGTTACTGGTGATCGGCACAGCGGCGTGGGGAGCGAAGGCGTTTCCAGTTCTGCTCAATGTCCCGGCGTCTCTGCGGGAGGCTGCCATATTTGTCTTGTGGGTGACGATCGCCGGTTTGGTCTGGCGCCTTCTCGCGTTGCCGTATCAGGCGGTTGTCGAAGGGTATCAGGAGCTCTTCCGGTCTCAACTGATCTTTCTGGTCTGGTTGGGCGTGCATTTTGCCACGACGCTTATCGCGCTCGCCGTGGATCCAACAGTGTACGGGCTCGGATGGGCAGGCCTCTGCGGAAATATGTTTATTTTTGGAGCGTTCTTCTGGACGGTACGGAGCCGGTTCCCGCATATCACCCTCCGCTGGTACGGATTGTTCAACGGGTCTGTGCGTTCCATAGCTGGATTCGGTTTGGGGATACAGATCGCTTCCATCTGCATCGCGATGCGAGAACCGGTTTACAAGGTCCTGATTGCGCGATCCTCCGATCTGGCATCGGTGGCGAGCTTCGAAATTGCCTACAAGCTCTGTACGCAACTTATGTCGGTCATGACGATTCCGCTCCTCGGTCTCTTCGGCGCTGCGGCCTTGCTGTCGGGACGGCAGCAGGATCTCACCACCCTGTTGCGTCCGTTGCTCGGCTGGACCCTTGGGGGGCTGTTGCCCGGCGCGATCGGCGTCGCCGTATTCGCTGAGCCGCTGATGCAGCGCTGGTTAGGACGGGACGATCTTGCCGTCGGCCTTGTCCTTCCGGTGATGTGTGCCGGGTTCGCCGTGTACTACGCCACTGAGGCGCTCTATAAGACAATAGAAGGATCCGGGCGGTCCTGGTACAGCGCCGTCATTCAGGGCGCAGTATTGACGCTCCAAGTAGCCACTTTTTGGCTATTCTCCTCTCACGGGCTCGCCCTTGCCGCCTGGTCTCTCACCGTGGGATTTGTGGTGTTTTCAATTTTGAATATCATTGTCTTTCGGACCACATGTGCGCGCATCCGACTCTTTACGAGGACACAGTGGATCCTGCTGATCTTGCCGTCGGTTATCTATGCCGCGTGCAAGTGGGTGTTTCCTCATTTCCCTGAACCGGTGCTTTTCGGAGGGTATCTGCTGGTCCATTTGGGCGGTCTGGCAGCCTCTGGAGTTGTCGATCTCGATTTGTTCCGGACTTACCTGATGCGGAGGCAGCCGGACTCTGGATCGTCGGCAATGTTGTCGAACGGTGGATTGAAATGA
- a CDS encoding GDP-L-fucose synthase, whose protein sequence is MVTGGAGFLGSYVVEKLRERGCRAIVVPRSRDYDLVTMDAVERLYDDARPDLVLHLAARVGGIGANQACAGQFFYDNLMMGAQLMEVGRRRGLKKFVALGTICAYPKHAPIPFQEAALWDGYPEETNAPYGLAKKMLLVQAQAYRTQYGFNAIVLFPVNLYGPRDNFHLETSHVIPALIRKCTEAQEQGATAVTIWGDGTPTREFLYVEDAAEGILAAAEQYDQSEPVNLGSGLEISIRDLAMLVAQKVGYSGEFVWDERKPNGQPRRCVDVSKAAELFHFRAQQSLPEGIEKTVSWFQAHRESLREVVY, encoded by the coding sequence GTGGTAACGGGCGGCGCCGGCTTTCTGGGCTCTTACGTTGTGGAGAAGCTGAGAGAGCGCGGATGTCGAGCGATCGTGGTGCCGAGGAGCCGGGACTATGACCTGGTTACAATGGATGCCGTCGAACGGCTGTATGATGACGCCCGCCCTGATCTGGTCCTTCATCTAGCGGCTCGTGTCGGGGGGATCGGCGCCAATCAGGCCTGCGCCGGGCAATTTTTCTACGACAATCTGATGATGGGCGCGCAATTGATGGAAGTCGGACGGCGCCGCGGCCTCAAGAAATTCGTGGCGCTCGGCACGATCTGCGCGTACCCGAAGCATGCGCCCATTCCCTTTCAAGAAGCGGCGCTCTGGGACGGTTATCCGGAGGAGACCAATGCTCCTTATGGGCTCGCAAAGAAGATGCTCCTGGTTCAAGCGCAAGCCTATCGTACCCAGTACGGGTTCAATGCGATCGTGCTCTTCCCTGTGAATCTGTACGGCCCCAGGGACAATTTCCATCTCGAAACGTCTCACGTCATTCCTGCGCTCATCCGCAAGTGCACCGAAGCCCAAGAGCAGGGCGCGACCGCCGTGACGATCTGGGGAGACGGGACGCCCACTCGTGAATTCCTGTACGTCGAGGATGCGGCAGAGGGCATCCTGGCGGCGGCGGAACAGTATGATCAAAGCGAACCGGTCAATCTGGGGAGCGGGCTGGAAATCTCGATCCGGGATCTGGCTATGCTGGTTGCTCAGAAAGTCGGCTATTCCGGGGAGTTTGTCTGGGATGAGCGCAAGCCCAACGGGCAGCCCCGCCGGTGCGTCGACGTCTCCAAAGCCGCAGAGTTGTTCCACTTCCGGGCGCAACAGTCCCTGCCGGAAGGCATTGAAAAAACGGTGTCCTGGTTTCAGGCACACCGGGAATCGCTTCGGGAAGTCGTCTACTGA
- a CDS encoding MraY family glycosyltransferase, whose amino-acid sequence MSSALFFSFIGSLLICMALIPALTASAWRFQFIDVPRDRRMHAEPIAKVGGIAFAAGTIAAVLLWAPQDRMILASLLGGVVILLFGMWDDRVGLDHRMKFAGQILAAAIVVAYAGVRVTAMPFADDQALPLWAAATITMIVIVGMTNAVNLADGLDGLAGGLSLISFAGIAYLAYQANDQMLMLLMVSVLGSLLGFLRFNTYPARVFMGDAGSQFLGHYLAVAAILLIDPARAPYSPLLVLFLWGIPLLDTAGVMGQRIWQGRSPFVGDRNHLHHKLLATGLSHRQAVTAIYLAQGLSVLCAALLRWQSDAVLLSVYAVLAVSVLSVFVWSSWRPATLPPAVVPSEEPATAGVASATLRAWPLRALTLLVPLYLLACLATPGDIPAEVGVIAAGLGAAVLGSLVIARGTASAVRAGLYIGSTCAVYYAQMSSRQSPADWLSPLTLGVVALAVLVVLAIRWMGDARFQTTPLDYLIVFLAVVMPFLSDLTVGAVHLSVVTATLIVLFFAFELLLQMHQAMVVRLGWLTAGMLAGLAVRVWWA is encoded by the coding sequence ATGTCTAGCGCGCTGTTTTTCAGTTTTATCGGTTCCTTGCTGATCTGCATGGCGCTGATTCCGGCGCTGACCGCTTCGGCTTGGCGCTTTCAGTTCATCGATGTGCCGCGCGACCGCCGGATGCATGCGGAGCCGATCGCCAAAGTGGGCGGGATTGCGTTTGCGGCCGGCACGATCGCGGCGGTGCTGCTCTGGGCGCCTCAGGACCGGATGATCCTCGCCAGTCTCCTGGGCGGCGTGGTGATTCTGCTGTTCGGGATGTGGGACGACCGGGTGGGGCTCGACCACCGGATGAAATTTGCCGGACAGATTCTGGCGGCGGCGATCGTCGTGGCCTATGCCGGCGTGCGAGTGACCGCGATGCCGTTCGCCGACGATCAGGCGCTCCCGCTCTGGGCCGCGGCGACAATCACCATGATCGTCATCGTCGGCATGACGAACGCCGTGAATCTTGCCGACGGGCTCGACGGGCTGGCCGGCGGATTGTCGCTGATAAGCTTCGCCGGGATCGCCTATCTGGCCTACCAGGCCAACGACCAGATGCTGATGCTGCTGATGGTGTCGGTGCTGGGCAGTCTCCTGGGATTTCTCCGGTTCAACACCTATCCGGCTCGCGTATTCATGGGCGATGCAGGCAGCCAGTTCCTCGGGCACTACCTCGCCGTGGCCGCGATCTTATTGATCGATCCGGCCCGCGCTCCCTACAGCCCGCTGCTCGTGCTGTTTCTCTGGGGCATTCCGCTCCTTGATACCGCCGGCGTGATGGGACAGCGTATTTGGCAGGGGCGCTCGCCCTTTGTCGGCGACCGCAATCATCTGCATCACAAACTCCTGGCGACGGGCCTGTCGCACCGGCAGGCCGTGACGGCTATCTATCTGGCCCAGGGGTTGTCGGTCCTGTGCGCCGCTCTGCTGCGCTGGCAGAGCGATGCGGTTCTGCTGAGTGTCTATGCGGTGTTAGCGGTATCGGTGCTGTCGGTATTCGTCTGGTCATCCTGGCGGCCCGCCACTCTACCGCCTGCGGTCGTTCCGTCGGAGGAGCCGGCGACGGCCGGAGTTGCGTCTGCCACGTTGCGCGCATGGCCGCTGCGAGCGCTCACGCTGCTCGTGCCGTTGTATCTTCTCGCCTGTCTGGCGACGCCGGGGGATATCCCTGCGGAAGTCGGGGTGATCGCCGCCGGACTCGGCGCCGCGGTGCTGGGGAGTCTGGTGATCGCGCGAGGCACGGCGAGCGCCGTGCGGGCCGGTCTCTATATCGGGAGCACCTGTGCGGTGTACTACGCGCAGATGTCGTCACGCCAGTCGCCGGCCGACTGGCTGTCGCCGCTGACGCTGGGGGTTGTCGCGCTGGCCGTGCTCGTCGTCCTCGCCATTCGATGGATGGGCGATGCGCGATTCCAGACGACTCCGTTGGATTATCTGATCGTCTTCCTCGCAGTGGTGATGCCGTTTCTCTCGGATCTGACGGTCGGAGCCGTCCATTTGAGTGTAGTAACCGCAACGCTGATCGTGTTGTTTTTTGCGTTTGAGCTTCTGCTCCAGATGCACCAGGCCATGGTTGTCCGGCTTGGATGGCTGACGGCCGGGATGCTGGCCGGTCTGGCCGTTCGGGTGTGGTGGGCGTGA
- a CDS encoding class I SAM-dependent methyltransferase — translation MTLEIAGSQLWQAKLLDGELVGSRETKVVMRNTSSSVPVKDPTVSGRDYYESLYQKQVDAEAEWLRRGAIEKANSIERLLNNHGIHPTTLMELGCGTGAVIRECQTRGLAQRYIAADYSTDALQYLQDSTTNIETICTDITIPGTLPRQVDVVIVSHVLEHLEAPAVFLQALRHIEFSYLIAEVPLEDLYAGRLKSWIWDRTRNISGHVQFFNAPSFRRLLAGNGLSVIAERTYVPILDRDTIKFVSEKNSANRLQRMRMTITNYYLPSLLESLWAKFYYAHHAVLCNKSA, via the coding sequence ATGACGTTGGAGATAGCCGGAAGTCAATTATGGCAGGCCAAGCTCTTAGATGGAGAATTGGTCGGATCGCGGGAAACGAAAGTCGTGATGAGAAATACCTCATCTAGTGTGCCGGTCAAGGATCCGACGGTCTCCGGCAGAGACTATTACGAGTCCTTATATCAGAAGCAGGTTGACGCGGAGGCGGAGTGGTTGAGAAGGGGCGCGATTGAAAAGGCTAACTCTATCGAACGACTCTTGAATAATCACGGCATACATCCCACGACACTCATGGAGCTGGGATGCGGGACGGGGGCCGTCATTCGAGAATGTCAGACCCGTGGGCTGGCGCAGCGATATATCGCTGCGGATTATTCAACTGACGCGCTCCAATACCTTCAGGATTCCACCACGAATATCGAAACCATATGCACGGACATCACGATTCCTGGAACGCTGCCTCGACAGGTTGACGTCGTCATTGTCAGCCATGTCCTTGAACACCTGGAAGCGCCGGCTGTTTTCCTTCAAGCCTTGCGCCACATTGAGTTTTCTTATCTGATTGCGGAAGTCCCGTTAGAAGATCTGTATGCGGGCAGGCTCAAGTCATGGATCTGGGATCGTACCCGGAATATAAGCGGACACGTCCAGTTCTTTAACGCGCCGTCCTTTAGGCGCTTGCTCGCCGGCAACGGCCTCAGCGTGATTGCCGAACGGACGTACGTGCCGATCCTTGATCGAGACACCATCAAGTTTGTGTCTGAGAAAAATTCCGCCAATAGGCTACAGCGCATGAGGATGACGATCACAAATTACTATCTGCCAAGCCTACTCGAGTCTCTTTGGGCCAAATTCTACTATGCGCATCATGCCGTTCTGTGCAACAAGAGCGCATGA
- a CDS encoding glycosyltransferase family 4 protein, with amino-acid sequence MSDKPKLLIIGPTPPPYHGVAVAIRTLLDSKLTESFDVSHLDLADRRGIGHVNNPDWHDVVLFVRQWFRLWRLLLARRPQVVYLVLSQTTLGFIRDSLLIWPAVLTGAKIVAHLHGGALRDWYESSWAPIRLYARAVLGTVAKMIVLGETFRGMFAGLIPDERIAVVPNGVELSCDEPRRNPPSGTRPWRILHLNTLNRMKGTLILLAALPTVLRHRRDVAFIFAGSWSHELHRQTAEWYIGQHRLEPYITFVGEVTGLAKDAVLQSSDIFVFPGIQQEGQPMVVLEAMAAGLPIIYTNQGCLRETVVNGECGVEAYTNDPYDLALRICALLDHAEDQRQFGRNARRRCESHFSKDRHIERMIQTFQEVLEDASPNRRPSLSASRPR; translated from the coding sequence ATGTCTGACAAGCCGAAGCTGCTGATCATCGGTCCGACCCCGCCTCCCTATCACGGTGTGGCGGTGGCGATTCGGACCCTGCTCGATTCGAAACTGACGGAGTCGTTCGATGTGAGCCATCTGGACCTGGCCGACCGGCGGGGCATCGGGCATGTCAACAATCCGGATTGGCACGACGTCGTGTTATTTGTGCGGCAATGGTTCCGTCTCTGGCGTCTGCTGCTGGCCCGCCGTCCGCAGGTTGTCTACCTTGTGCTCTCGCAAACCACGCTGGGTTTTATCCGGGATAGTCTGCTCATCTGGCCTGCGGTGCTGACGGGAGCCAAGATCGTGGCGCATCTGCATGGCGGGGCCTTGCGCGACTGGTACGAGTCCAGCTGGGCCCCGATCCGCCTCTATGCCCGCGCGGTGTTGGGTACTGTCGCCAAGATGATCGTGCTAGGGGAGACGTTCCGCGGGATGTTTGCCGGCCTCATTCCGGACGAGCGGATCGCGGTCGTGCCGAACGGCGTCGAGCTGTCGTGTGATGAGCCGAGACGGAATCCGCCGAGCGGGACCAGGCCCTGGCGCATTCTGCATCTCAATACGCTCAACCGCATGAAAGGCACGCTGATACTCCTGGCGGCGCTTCCGACCGTGCTCAGGCATCGCCGTGACGTCGCCTTCATCTTCGCCGGAAGCTGGTCGCATGAGCTCCATCGGCAGACGGCGGAATGGTACATCGGTCAACACCGGTTGGAGCCCTATATCACGTTTGTCGGAGAGGTAACCGGGTTGGCGAAAGACGCGGTGCTACAGTCCTCCGACATCTTTGTTTTTCCAGGAATCCAGCAGGAGGGCCAGCCGATGGTGGTGCTGGAAGCGATGGCCGCCGGCCTGCCGATTATTTATACGAATCAAGGCTGTCTCAGGGAAACGGTCGTCAACGGGGAATGCGGCGTCGAAGCCTATACGAACGACCCCTATGACCTGGCCTTGCGCATTTGCGCGTTGCTGGACCACGCCGAGGACCAACGGCAGTTCGGACGAAATGCCCGCCGCCGTTGCGAATCGCACTTCAGCAAGGATCGGCATATCGAACGAATGATCCAAACGTTTCAAGAGGTTCTGGAGGACGCGTCGCCGAACCGCCGCCCCTCCCTCAGTGCTTCCCGGCCGCGTTAG
- a CDS encoding WecB/TagA/CpsF family glycosyltransferase — protein sequence MASATIEQEQASRFSQVPILGLPVHMIQIPDVVSVMTHWVTHERFRPHWVVVADMHAVVEAHNRADFRRMVRQADLTVPDGISLVKVAQWKGGAVRSRVAGTDLMKAFFFGTQGLGFRHYFYGDTDLTLERLAGNLTQQYPGLTVAGAYSPPFRPLTEEEDEAVIRRINEAKPDVLWVGLGLPKQEQWIYTHRDRLNVPLVLGVGAAFKFLAGTVQRAPDWVGDMGFEWLWRFACEPRRLWRRVLIEGTQFVGLVALELAGWRDFS from the coding sequence ATGGCTTCAGCGACGATTGAGCAAGAGCAAGCGAGTCGATTTTCCCAAGTGCCCATTCTCGGGCTTCCCGTCCACATGATTCAAATTCCTGACGTCGTATCGGTGATGACGCATTGGGTCACCCACGAGCGTTTCCGCCCTCATTGGGTCGTGGTGGCCGACATGCACGCGGTCGTCGAAGCGCACAACCGGGCCGACTTCCGGCGCATGGTCCGGCAGGCGGACCTGACCGTTCCTGACGGCATCTCCCTGGTGAAAGTCGCGCAGTGGAAGGGCGGCGCCGTGCGGTCCCGCGTCGCCGGCACCGACTTGATGAAAGCCTTTTTTTTCGGCACCCAGGGCTTGGGATTCCGGCATTACTTTTACGGCGATACCGATCTGACCCTTGAGCGCCTTGCGGGCAATCTGACGCAGCAGTACCCCGGGCTGACGGTTGCCGGAGCCTATTCGCCGCCGTTCCGTCCGTTGACGGAAGAGGAAGACGAAGCCGTCATCCGGCGCATCAATGAGGCGAAGCCGGATGTGTTGTGGGTCGGGCTCGGGCTCCCCAAGCAAGAGCAGTGGATCTACACCCATCGTGACCGGTTGAATGTTCCGCTGGTGCTCGGGGTCGGGGCCGCATTCAAGTTTCTGGCGGGGACGGTGCAGCGCGCGCCCGATTGGGTCGGCGACATGGGATTCGAGTGGTTGTGGCGGTTTGCCTGCGAACCGCGCCGGCTGTGGAGACGTGTGTTGATCGAAGGGACGCAGTTCGTCGGATTGGTCGCGCTGGAACTGGCCGGCTGGAGAGATTTTTCTTGA
- the gmd gene encoding GDP-mannose 4,6-dehydratase, with protein MKKALITGITGQDGSYLAELLLAKGYEVYGIIRRSSSFNTARIDQIYEDPHLPEARLRLVYGDLNDASSLNKVLRRVQPDEIYNLGAQSHVRVSFDIPEYTSEVTGLGTLRLLEAVRETGLRPRFYQASSSEMFGKVQEIPQRETTPFYPRSPYGVAKLYAHWMTVNYREAYGMFACNGILFNHESPRRGETFVSRKITKSAARIKLGLQHELFLGNLDAKRDWGFAGDYVEAMWMMLQADRPDDYVVATGETHSVRELLDVAFGVLDLDWTQYVKIDPRYYRPTEVDLLIGDASKVARDLGWRPTMSFHDLVRTMVRADMDAEQQRLTGVQAKAELCTSGEIKGLW; from the coding sequence ATGAAGAAGGCATTGATCACGGGAATTACAGGGCAGGATGGATCGTATCTTGCCGAACTCTTGTTGGCGAAGGGCTATGAGGTATACGGGATCATTCGCCGATCCAGTTCTTTCAATACTGCTCGCATCGACCAGATTTATGAAGATCCGCATCTCCCCGAGGCGCGGTTGCGCCTGGTCTATGGAGACCTCAACGACGCGAGTTCCTTAAATAAGGTGCTGCGCCGTGTCCAGCCCGATGAAATTTATAATCTGGGGGCGCAAAGCCATGTGCGCGTGAGTTTCGATATCCCGGAATACACCAGTGAGGTCACGGGTCTCGGAACCTTACGGCTATTGGAGGCGGTTCGTGAAACCGGACTCCGGCCAAGATTCTATCAAGCCTCTTCCAGCGAGATGTTCGGCAAGGTTCAGGAAATCCCCCAGCGCGAAACCACGCCCTTCTATCCCCGGAGCCCCTATGGCGTGGCCAAGCTCTATGCGCATTGGATGACCGTAAACTACCGCGAGGCGTACGGGATGTTCGCCTGCAACGGGATCCTGTTCAATCACGAGTCGCCGCGCCGCGGGGAAACATTCGTCAGCCGGAAAATCACCAAGTCGGCCGCGCGCATCAAGCTCGGCCTGCAACACGAACTGTTTCTGGGCAACCTCGACGCGAAGCGCGATTGGGGATTTGCCGGTGACTACGTAGAGGCCATGTGGATGATGCTGCAGGCCGATCGCCCCGATGATTATGTCGTCGCGACCGGAGAAACCCATTCCGTGCGGGAGTTGCTGGATGTGGCCTTCGGTGTCCTCGATTTGGATTGGACGCAGTACGTGAAGATCGATCCTCGCTATTACCGTCCGACCGAAGTGGATCTGCTGATCGGCGATGCGAGCAAAGTAGCCCGCGATTTGGGGTGGCGGCCTACGATGTCTTTCCATGACCTGGTCCGGACGATGGTGCGGGCCGACATGGACGCGGAACAGCAGCGCCTCACCGGTGTCCAGGCAAAGGCGGAGTTATGCACTTCTGGAGAGATCAAAGGGTTGTGGTAA
- the xrtD gene encoding VPLPA-CTERM-specific exosortase XrtD, giving the protein MPTSGMVLTEVSAPGLPRRRPIMLWGAALAVVVLIGIAYAESLAYLVTQWMEDDNFSHGFFVPVITVALIWLRREQVVAAGMVPSWWGLGPAVLGLALYLVGELATIYFLQHLSLWLVIVGLALAVAGPRATREMAFPLGYLLTMIPPPQMLLQSLSSSLQLMSSTLGVGFLQLIGVTAFREGNVIDLGPIQLQVVEACSGLRYLIPLIALTLLSAYLFQSRLWKRVVLVASAIPLAVLLNGLRIGLIGVLVDRFGHGAAEGFMHAFEGWVLFVLSLAILGAEMWLLEQVGVRSAPDVARPAARPGAALSSGPAAVVVSGPIFACIGLLAVTTSMSFHAAGRDHAPPPRQNFVDFPMHVAGWQGEPMVMERQYVDVLRFDDYLLANYQGPGGPINVYAAYYRSQEKGRATHSPKTCIPGGGWEITSLDEVVVPGDVLAGSGFRANRVMIQKGEQKQVVLYWFKQRHRVVTSEYLVKFFLFMDALTMKRTDGALIRLVAAVQPGESEGAADHRVMQMAAAVQPLLSAYVPD; this is encoded by the coding sequence ATGCCGACTAGTGGAATGGTCTTAACCGAAGTCAGCGCTCCCGGACTTCCTCGTCGCCGGCCGATCATGCTCTGGGGGGCGGCCTTGGCTGTCGTCGTGCTGATCGGCATCGCCTATGCCGAGAGTCTGGCGTATTTGGTGACGCAGTGGATGGAGGATGATAACTTCAGCCACGGGTTCTTCGTGCCGGTCATCACGGTGGCTCTCATCTGGTTACGCCGTGAACAGGTTGTGGCGGCGGGCATGGTCCCGTCCTGGTGGGGCCTCGGTCCGGCCGTGCTCGGGCTCGCGCTCTACCTCGTTGGTGAACTCGCTACTATTTATTTTCTTCAGCATCTCTCCTTGTGGCTGGTGATCGTCGGGTTGGCTCTGGCGGTCGCAGGCCCGCGCGCGACCCGTGAGATGGCGTTTCCCCTCGGGTATCTCCTGACCATGATTCCCCCGCCGCAGATGCTGTTACAGAGTCTATCTTCTTCCCTGCAACTCATGTCGTCGACACTGGGCGTCGGTTTTCTTCAACTGATCGGAGTGACGGCCTTCCGCGAAGGCAACGTCATCGACCTCGGCCCGATCCAGTTGCAAGTCGTCGAAGCCTGCAGCGGTTTGCGCTACCTGATTCCGTTGATCGCCCTGACCTTGTTGAGCGCGTACCTATTCCAGAGTCGCCTATGGAAGCGGGTGGTGCTGGTCGCTTCGGCGATCCCCTTAGCCGTGCTCTTGAACGGTCTCCGGATCGGATTGATCGGGGTTCTCGTCGATAGATTCGGCCACGGAGCGGCTGAAGGGTTTATGCACGCGTTCGAGGGCTGGGTCCTCTTCGTCTTGAGTCTGGCGATACTCGGCGCGGAAATGTGGCTCCTGGAGCAGGTCGGCGTTAGATCTGCGCCCGACGTCGCTCGGCCTGCGGCGCGCCCGGGAGCGGCGTTGTCTTCCGGTCCCGCCGCGGTTGTCGTGAGCGGCCCAATATTCGCCTGCATCGGACTCCTGGCCGTGACGACGTCGATGTCGTTTCATGCCGCCGGGCGCGACCACGCACCCCCTCCGCGCCAGAATTTTGTCGATTTTCCCATGCATGTGGCCGGATGGCAGGGCGAACCGATGGTGATGGAGCGACAGTATGTGGATGTGTTGCGTTTCGACGACTACCTGCTGGCCAACTATCAAGGCCCCGGTGGCCCGATCAATGTCTATGCTGCGTACTATCGTTCCCAGGAAAAAGGGCGCGCGACGCATTCTCCGAAGACCTGTATTCCCGGCGGCGGCTGGGAAATCACGTCGCTCGATGAAGTGGTCGTGCCCGGTGACGTCCTGGCAGGGAGCGGGTTTCGCGCCAACCGGGTGATGATCCAGAAGGGCGAGCAGAAACAAGTCGTGCTCTATTGGTTCAAGCAGCGCCACCGGGTGGTGACGAGCGAATACCTGGTGAAGTTCTTCCTGTTCATGGATGCGCTGACGATGAAACGGACGGACGGGGCCCTGATCCGGTTAGTGGCCGCGGTGCAGCCCGGCGAATCGGAGGGAGCGGCGGATCACCGGGTCATGCAGATGGCGGCGGCCGTCCAGCCGTTACTGTCCGCCTATGTGCCCGATTGA